The Acipenser ruthenus chromosome 11, fAciRut3.2 maternal haplotype, whole genome shotgun sequence region GTCGTGGGTTGTCACATTTTGAGGTTTAACAAAGGAACCCTTAAGATCACAGTAAAAAACATACAAGTTAGTTAAAAGGATATTCCATCTACTACTGTGGAGTACTGAAAATGGTTCAGAGCCTTAGCCGGTACACCACTTCTGAGAAGTGCTCCAAAACCCACAGCCACTGGCTGGCTGGCACCGGGAGCAATAAACCCACACTTGCgccctgtgatggggtgcagcctattttgtggtggttttgtggtttttgtattgtttagagtgagtttggaGTGTGGTTCACTGAGTTTGTGtaaggaatgtgtggaatgtgcctgggctaatgaggtgcgaattgcccaattagcccaggcacctgtataaaagggagtggttgcgTATGTTAgttgtgagtgtttgtgagagtgagaagacctgtatgatagagtgagtggttatttttggtatagtttgtttagagcctgtttttgtgtttgtatttttggttggccattgtgccttttgtgtattttgtttgagtaaaagttttttttattttccctgcacatcctgactctgagtctccttaccccggtcagcctgtcacactcCCCTAACTGGAAGTCCCACCCCGAGGCACTGAGTGTCACATGCCCGCTTTTGTCATTGACCAGCCCCACTGATGTGTGTCCAGGCAAATTTGTGGGTAACATCCTCCTTCCGTGGTCACTGTGAAGCTCCTCAGGCACCACAAACCAGCTAAACATGCCGCCCAAGAATGCGTCGGCATAGGTGGTTCCACGATGATCTGGGATGGTATATGCCTCAGGCCGGTTGCCTTTCTTGGAACGTGGAAAAGGCCGAAGGAAGTTCACTGTGATGCGCtccacctggtactgctggagtggTGAGTGGAAACACTTTAGGAGGCCCTTCTTGGCTGTGCAGGCTGTGCAGCCATTGCAGCGGTGGCAGAAGGTCCCGACGTCCCACCAGCACCAACCCCAGTAGAAATGCTCCCACAGGCACACTACTAAAGTAGCCGGCACCAGGTCCTCTGTACACAGAGCTTGGGGAACCACCCTCTGCCAGCGCTTCTGTCTGCTTGCAGGATCTGTCCTGTAGCTGCTACTGCCCAGCCCTCGAAAACCCCTCCTGACTCTGACACTACAGTTCCTTCACCGCCTGCTCCGCTGTCCCACTAGTTGACGGTTTCGTGGCCACTGAGTCCTGGTTGGCGGCCTACATTACAGTTCTAGCATTGCAACAAGGGTCCTGATCAAAACCAGCCATGGAATGGTGGTGGTGGTCAGTAGGCAGTGGTGCGGTGGGATGTGGAGTCTGGACCCTCAAGGGCTTCCAGCCATGAATGGGGGCGAGCTGCCCGGTTACTGCTCTTATCTGGACCCGTGTCTGTCTCCATATCGCATCAGGCTAATGGTTCAGCCAGTATCAACCAGGGCTTTTCACTACTGGGCCCCATTGATGCTGCAGGGGGCATGCAGGTTGTTACCGTGGCCGATCCGGCCCACCGGATAGACCTGTCTGGCTGCGTCATCTTGGAGGGAGTAGAAGGAGTGCGGGCCAGCTGTGCCCATCTAAGCCAGTCGTGGGGCTGTTTCTTGTGGTCTTGTACAAGTGGCATTGTCAAAGCCCATGTGGCAGTTTATTAATTGTGCTTCTGTCTGTACCAGTTCAAGTTGTGTCTGTCTGAACTGCAGACTAAATTGTTTCAACCAAATGCAAAGCAACACTCCAAAGTGAACTCTTTCAGTTTTCCCATTACATTTCAATGTTGTCTTTTCTTATAAAGATATTGGGAAAAGACTAATTTTGGTTGATGGCTCTTATATGCGGAAAACATTTACCTCTTCGTAGGGCCAGCACAAGGATTTGGTCTggcaagtctagttttgcccgggccaatctagcttctccaagggcttctgggcgaatcccgaagttaccacttttttcggGCACTTGCCCGCGTCCAATCGggcgaatctagattggcccagaacttgaaaaagacaaCTGGGTGAAACCCggtttttcaacagttttcactggcCCAGGTGAGTTTAGTTTCATCCAACGCATCAACATCGATACTGGGCAAATCTGGTTtgcccatgccattaatttgggtgAGCCTAGTTTCGTCCAAAGCTTCAATATtgatgctgggccaatctagttttgcctatgccaattatttgggtgagtctagttttgcatttctacactctcccctgtcAGCTTCCAAGTGCGTGCCAAGGTACCTGCCttgcctccacttctgacaacaatgtagggactgtgtgctgggtttccagtggCGGTGCAGAAAAAGCAGGACACCAGGCAGCCTGTTCTGACTATATGGTTAAGCTGGCTCTGGTCAAATTTGCATTAATATTAGAACTTGCAGTCCATCTAgttctttatatattaaaaagtaaatagATTACATGCAAATACAGATCATAAACTCATTTACACATTTACTTTACTTTTCGCATTTTATGTTGAGTGTAGTACTGCGACGTTACTTTTCATAAGGCCACTGACAATACTGAAATGGGaaagtagtgttattattattattattattattattattattattattattattattatgtgaaaaCATGCTCAAGTACAGTAATtcacttttttctttcattttaggtAAGCACCGGTGTACTGTACAATACGATGACTTATTGTGTATGGGCGtgttatacagtatttctaaTCCCACACGCCGTCAATGGAAAATTATTCATGCGTGCCTGGGTTAACTAAACACATGTAATCTGAACAACTGGAACTGACGTAATGGAGACCTGGTGCTGTTGACGTGAACAATGACGCTCGTCTTGGCTCCTGTGTTGAACAATAGTGTTGCTGCACGGGACTGCGTTTTACTGCCACACTGGAGACTTTTTATCTGCTGAACGTCTGTCCCGTTCAGAAGTGACATTGGGTAAAGAAACGCTGACTTACATATTTCTTTAGAGGACCCACATGCTTTCTAACAACAACGGGAAATAAGGGAAATGTGACGGGTTTTTTTGGCCCTTGCCTGCAAGTTAACGTGTTCTTAAAAATAACACCTCACtgaagaaatgtattcatttttgctGAGGGGTATGTGATAAACAGTAAGTACTACCTATTGAATCGAAGTTTAAACGTGTTTTATTTGAGCTATAAAGTTCGATTATCTGTATACATTGGCACAGCATGCTTTAGCCTGCTCTGCTTTAAAGTTTAGGGTAcctaaaatattgtaaataaaataactgaTTTATTTTAACTGAGAAACACTAGTGATCTTGGATAAATGTATAGATGAGTGTACCGAATAATATAGAGTAGCCTACCAGTACTAAACATTAGTCTGTACTTTAACTTTGGTTTAATGTAATATGTAAAGATAACTAATTGaacaacaaacatgtttttatgtttctatttGATACAGCGGAACCGCTAATGTGGATCTAATTTAACCCAGAGCCTTTACAGAAAGTAGCGAAGGACATGGATTGTAACAGTAACACACTTCATGCATGTAAAATGTTctgttatatactgtaaatatgtatCTGTTTAGTATAGTACTCTTGACAGGCTTATTTCTCTCCATTCAATATGGTCAATAATGGTTAGAAAGGCGTGACTCCATAGACGCAGCTGGATGGTGTTCCAGATGTTACATAACGGTTTCTGGGCATGGATGTTCGAATAACATATGGGAAGCAACATGTCGGCATATGGTTTATTTAGCCTTTTGCCTTCAAGTGAATCAATCACTCACATTCTGAATGAAATTACCGTGACACTACACTGGCAATGATACATTTCCCAGAGCGACTTAAACAGCTGTAGATTAAGTTAACGTGATAAATGATACTATACCTTGTGTTGTATACATTATGACCAAAGGCACACATTCTTATAGTCCAAGTATACTCTACTGTTCGACATATACCCCTCTATCAAATACTGCAATGGTATAAGACATATTTCAGCGGTGTTTAGTTGCTTCCTATACAGCATAGCGCATACCAGCGTCTGTCTGCCTATCAGCCTGCCTGACTGTCTGTTCTGTATAGGCTTATTTGTAGTTACATACAATAGGTGCATAACAAAatctaactttttatttatttatttatttatttatttatttatttatttattttttaaataatggctgTTGGGTCTTAACCCTTTTTGTCGGTTGTGATGGTGCCTGTCTGATTCTTGATTTGTCACAGCATGATATAGCTTTCATTGGCTATTTGAAATGAAGCTGCTAATCTTGTCTTAAAAAATACTTTCTTAAATTACACACCCgagtacacacacacgcacgcacgtaGGCACGCAATCACGCAggcgcgcgcgcgcgcgcgcgcacacacacacacacacacacacacacacacaacgttgCAAAATATATGTTTTGCAAAAAGGATACCCGTTATATCCTTGTAATCCTTAATCATTTAAGTCCGTTAACTTTTTTTGTATATAGGAAGAAATGACACAAGAATATGATTTATAGGCCTATCATCACTGCCAAAATATTCTGTATTTTATACGTTTTGAcacaaagttgtttttctttcattgttttgtagtttttttttaatgagccacAACTGCACTAATACAAAACGATTTgtcattattactattttttcttttagtatttctaaatgcagcgCTGTTGAGTGTTTAAGTTATGGATGCTGTAATAcgaatacattttctttattagAATAACGTCTAATGTCAGTTTTTCCAATTGCCTGTCATGTGTGATTATGCTTCAATCAAACCCTGTACTGTAGACATGTTTACTGTTTCTTGTTAATCCCACCTGTTCTTGTAACTGAATGATTTTACACACTATTTTCTGTCAGTTCAAAATTCCGAAATAACTTTATACTGCTGATTTGATTGCACTTGATAATCTCCCTCCCCAGTAATGATTGGCAATTAAAATATGCATATAAATAAGGTACTTAGTAATTCAACTCTTCAATGGACAATTACATTCCTTAATTGCAATTTAAACCCTTAATTGTAAATGGCAAATGAATAACTGTAGATTTAggatattatatataaatactttaaTAAATCCATTATTCAGAAttaatcagtcaattaattaattgttagACTGATAATTGTCCAAGGCAAGAAGCAGGTGGTTGTGTTTACACGTGTCTTCAGCAAAGCAAAGCGGTTACTTGCACTCAAGAACAGTTTTCAGAAAAGGCAGTTTCCATAAAGCAATTCTGGTTTCAAAAGGCACCTAAAGCATTACGAAACATTCTGGTCAATTCGTTATATTTTAGAGAAACACAGAAAAGTGCCGTTTTCAGAAAACGTAAATTGTGATAACTCGTGTTTTCAGCTATCTTTTCATTCATAATCTGATAGGCTAATGCGAGACTTGCTATCTTGTTTCCGGGGTATTACTTATTAACAAGCTCTGTATGCTTTGCATAGTTACTGTTATATTGAGGGAGCTGCCGTACACAAATtcaccttatttatttatttatttatttatttattattgctcCAAATGTGCTGTTTATTGCAAGAATTTGGATTGTGCTAAAAAGGTCCCCCTCCAGGAAACTTAATTGAATTGGTCCCATTGTTTGTATCCCACAGGGGAGTgcttctgtattttgaaacgggttgttttgtttgtgcttttgtgttttattttaggtaCAATGATACATTTGAAATCACCGTGATGCTTAATCACCAACTAGTCTAAAATGAGTCTAATGATATTTGCCCCTTGATTTCAAAGTTCTGTTTTTGTATGGATTGTTTTTTACTtgatgtgtagtttttttttctttttactgatgTTACTTATGAatcatgaattattattttaaatgcagtgaaatatgcattgtaatgttgtaaataaatcaatacatatgtATTGTACACGCTTCATTGTGATTGACTGATGGGTTATGAAAACCAGCGCCACCTGCAGGAAAGAGCAAATTCTTTCGGATCCAAAGGACACCATGTATTCTACAGCAAGAAAGTTTATAAATGAAACTAAAATCTGCttttattactgtttgttttgttttgattgtatAAGAACAAAGAAACCAAACCACAATTGTTTCCAAATTTAACTTACTCTGTTTTACAAATAATATGATTTTGAAGAATCCATAGCCTATAACAAAATTCGAACTGTTGTAAAAGTCATTATGTAAATATGACTATATATGTGACaccactttaataataataataataataataataataataataataataataataataataataaaacaggttGGTAGATCAGATAATTTACTTAGGAAGGTAAAACCACAAACTAGAAACACACAATTAAGTAACGTTTTAAAATGCCTCTCATGCACCCTGGGTTATTCTCAGTTTTGTTACATTAACATGGAATTTTCTGCTTTCAAGAATTACGAGTTGACTGGAGAAAACGCTTTGAGAAGATGGACATGcaagtcaagtagacacatgCCAACTATGGGGAATTGCAATTGTATTGTATACTATGGGCATTGCACATACTATTAATTGCGTAACATTTTGATAAATGCAAATACATGCATCTGAAATACATCcgtgttttatttcttatttacatctatctatctatctatctatctatatatatatatatatatatatatatatatatatatatatatatatatatatatatatatatatatataacaacaaagATAACATTCCCAAATGAGATTTGTTttccatatatattttataaGCTTATACGTGGCAAAATTAAGCACTGTGAAAAAGGGACAGTGCCTTAAGTAAAGTTATGCTGAACAACTTTGAAGCGGTGTATAAAAGTACAGCTATataaaacttttggtcatagctttAGGCTACAATTCAAAACGTTTAAATCCACTGTATACCATAAATGGgctttgtggggaaaaaaataggCTTTTTCTTAAAGATGACGataaaatatacatacaaacTAAAACTGGGATTTGGAGCAATGGTCTACAAATGTAACTCACCAGATGTGTGAAAATGATTGTTTCTGCTGGGGAGAGGCACTGAAGTACGTCTATATTAATCTCTAACAATGATCAACAAGTTGCTTTGTACTTAAGTACCGAGACACTGCTCCTGATTTCCtcgctgtttaaaataaatacagtatgccTACTATTGTACTTTCACTTTTAGAAAAACGCCCTGGATTCTTTGTTAACAATAAACCCCTTTAGTACTCGTGTTTCCGATGGCAGTTAACATAGTCGCTGAAACCCCAACCCATTATAAGATCAATAACACAGAtctggtgtaataataataataataataaataataataatacaacgctGGAGAGAAGAAAAGGCTCGAGCTGCTATTTTTGGCAGAGGCTGTTGGTTGCGTCAATGACGGCGTTCCCTGCGTCATCTTACATTCTGCCGTCCTTTATCATTTTTTCCCTTTCGTTTGAGTAAAATGGTTCGCCCACGACTAGTGACGCTGCTCTACTGTTAATGAGCTCCCTCTGTCTGTTCCCACAACACAAGCAGCTGGGGAAATTAAGGTAGTCACGTAAAAAGTTACACCCACTCGTTTTTAACTTTCTATATTCGGAAAACAAACATACATCAGTTCACTGTCAgtgtctgtaaataataaataatacttcTACTCGGCAGTAAGGTATGTTCAAATGTATAAATATAGCAATAGGTCTAGGGAGGGTATGGCAAATGTTCAATAcatgtgcgtgtgggtgtgttgGGTGGGGTATTCTGAGAAATAACTAAAGGCCTACATGTTTTGTGTCAAATCACTAGTCTGATTTGAACAGGTGCATAACCTCTCAATGATATACACCCTCCACTCCCCTAAGAAAAAAAGTAACCACACAAAACAGATATCCTTGATTTTAAATCAGTAACTGATCAAAACACACCCGCTTAAAGGCAAACGTTATACAATGGTTTTCAGCCGGTTACTTGACTTAATCCATTTAATATTGCATAGAGAAATACAACAATGGCACACAAATGAACACATCATATCGGTTGATGCTCCCATTCCACTTACTGCATTGGTGTCttgaacagaaaaaataaaaataaaaaagtgaaacaaacacatacaatgaTTCTGGGAAACCAAGACCGCAGACTATTTGTCATCTTTACAGTTGTGTTTACATATTGGcattacagttttttaaatatgtgccaCATTTGTGATGGGGTGAGAAGGTGAACAGAAGCTGTATCTTGCTACCTTAAAAAAGTGCCACAGAGATTTACGTCACGTCGGAAATTTACCAAAGTCAAGAGAAGGGAGAAGGCGGGCAAGACGCCGATTGGTTTGCATCCGCGATGACGttttgagggagggagggggagacttTAGGCACACGCTGACTGAGAGAGATTCAGAGCTCACATCAACAAAGGCACATTGGAGGGAAGGGCCAGTCTTCGCTGAACGGTCGTACGGTGCTGTGCATTAGCGGCACAGTCCTTTCTATTACCGCTTACTGACACTTGTTTTACAACTGCTTCAGAACATTGTGAACAATACATCTGCATGGATAGAAAAGGACAGCACAACTAAGCGAGGAggtaaatattgtattaaattaaTTTTGCTATGCGGTGTGGGTAATTATGCTATTTTCTCAGCAATACACCTGTGCATATGCTAGTTCTTGATATAACACGCATGTGCTTTAagatcctgctttgtaaacaccagtgtcatacatttttattttaaaggatttTCTTACTTGTTTGGTGACTGAAATATGATCTCTGCGTTGACTAGTATTACTACTACTACCATTAGTATTAACAGTAATAGAAATATACAGGTTGTAGAAGTATGTGTGTGAATTATCAGTGGGAATGCTTGAGAAAGTTGCTTAAAACGGAACATACGCTCACGAGGGTTACTATTTAAGTCAATTTATGAATAGAGTGCATTACACCTGCAGCCCTAGTATATTCAGATAacttaaaaatacagtaaaggACTTCAAACTGTGTTTGACAGATGTTGCAACAGCTAATGTATCTGCTGACTCCACCTTGTTCACCCGTCCACCTGCTGGGTTTGGGGCAGTGCTTTCCCAAATTTCAGACACGTGCACTATTTGTTGGCCAGGGTTACTTTTTAGGTGAATACAGAAATATAACTTAATATATTCAATATGCCTTAGAAACTCAGATAATTAAATAATTCGTGTTTGTTCCGCTGCTTGTGATGaaacaagtttattattattattattattattgtataactTATAGCTTTAAATAACTCACATATGGTAATATAATGTGTCGCTGTTTAATGCAAGTTATATCAAATTGTCTTTTGTTTCTTAATAGCGAATGCATAAAATGTAACCAGTGCACATTACTAAGTGCGTTTAGTTACACATTACAGTACACGCTATTTAACGTTCgttataaaacaatacattactgGACACAGAAGTAAACTGTTAAAACGTTAATGTTAAAATGTGGGCTGTATGTTGTTTCTCTTTTGAACAGCATTGCCTacagttcaatttttgtcttgtaTTAGGAATATATGTATactactatagccctcctctcttTCATATATGGCAACCGCAACATGCATGTACTTGATATACCATAAAGATGAAAACTGTGAAAAGTACAAACGGGAAAGTCGAGTTGCATTGGATATGAGACGTATTGTACAAATGTACTATCAACTAGATGCCACTTGTGAGTTTATATACATTTACAAATTATTTAGATAGACACATAAATAGATCAGATATAAAGAGCACAACGTCTTTTTTATATTTCAGGAATAAATCACACCGCGTCAATTCAGGTTCCCGAGTGAGGAGCACTTCGTTCTTGAAACCTGAACTCCGAAGGAGAGATCCCGACACTGTCCACTTCACGTTCCTTCAACAAACACAGTCAGTCGACTGAAGGTATGCAGACTGGACTCATTGTGACATTTGTAGAATGTTTAATGTATCTTATTTACAACAAATTGTTCCTTTGTTCCTGAATTAATTTTTTCTCAGTTCTAAATTTGCTCACAATGAAACATGTTTTTCATTGATAATTTAAAGcgtaatctatatatatatatatatatatatatatatatatatatatatatatatatatatatatatatatatatatatatatacacaaataaaatacaacaagaaAATAAttttcctgtttttaaaaatgtctgcGTGAAGATGTATGACATCtggcttttgtttttctttttaactgaactagcctattgtagattttgattttattttttgacatctgattaatttgtttaaaatgtcacattgtaAGTAATTTCTACATTTAAGCATACCAGCTGAAACATGCAGGGTGTTCACTTTTTGCAGTATGAGCATATGTGAAACTGTTTCGTTTACAGCCATGCCCTGTGTTCAGGCTCAGTATGGGTCATCACCTCAAGGAGCCAGTCCAGCTTCACAGAGCTACAGCTACCACCCTACTGGAGAGTACAGCTCTGATTTCCTAACTCCAGAGTTTGTTAAGTTTAGCATGGACCTGACCAACACTGAGATCACAGCCACCACTTCTCTTCCCAGTTTCAGCACCTTCATGGACAACTACAACACCAGTTACGACGTAAAGCCCCCTTGCTTATACCAAATGCCCCTCTCAGGACAACAGTCATCCATCAAGGTAGAAGACATTCAGATGCACAGCTATCACCAACAAAGCCACCTGCCACCACAGTCAGACGAGATGATGGCACACTCTGGTGCTATGTACTACAAGCCATCTTCACCCCCCACTCCCACGACAACAAGCTTCCAAGTTCAACCCAGCCCAATGTGGGATGACCCTGGTTCTCTTCACAGTTTCCATCAAAATTATGTGGCCACCACCCACATGATAGATCAACGCAAAAATCCAGTGTCAAGGCTTTCATTGTTTTCCTTTAAGCAGTCTCCTCCTGGTACCCCAGTGTCAAGTTGTCAGATGAGATTTGATGGTCCTCTTCACGTATCCATGAACCCTGAAACACCCGGAGCCCATCATGTGATAGACAGCCAGAGTTTTGCTGTCCCAAATGGTATGAGAAAGCAGACGCCCCTTGGCTTCCCCCACAGTCTTCATCTTGGCCATGGGCCACAGCTGATGGATAACCAAGTTCATTCACCTCCATCAAGGGGATCTCCGTCCAACGAGGGTCTGTGTGCAGTTTGTGGAGACAACGCAGCCTGCCAGCATTACGGAGTGCGCACTTGTGAAGGATGTAAAGGGTTTTTTAAGGTACGTGCTTTTAATTTTACACAAGGAAAACTGAATGCAATTTTACTGTttaaacaatgtttaaaaaaaaaaaaaaaaaaatgttactcgTGACTAGCACATTACACAGAAGCAATGAAAATGCAATTTGCCGCAAATTATACAGACCGCTGCCGTCTATACATTTTCACAACTGGTTTTCCTCAAAGAAAACACTTTCATACAATCTTGTACTCTGGAAATCTCTATTTAATTGTGGGTACTTGTGTGCATTTTTGACACAGCCTTTTCCCTTAGAAATAAATTGGTTGGGACAGAGAACCGTGTCTAAGCTAACCAAGTGGAACAGAATTCCCAATGGTAAAATTAAGTGGTCTCTTTATTTCACCATCCTGATTGAATAATCTTATCACTTTAAATAGAGGGGGTCTCGGAGGGATGTAAAAATATGAATGCCCACGGATTTGTATTTACTGAACGTCTACTCCTTCTGCTCCTTGCATATAAAACACAGCTATAAACGGGAGGGTTAGCTGTAGTGTTAACATTATACATTTTCCTCTATTACTGCCCTGCAAAACCCCCAGCTGCGAGACCGTTTGTTTTCGGCCTGTTTTGATGTTGTATTTCCTGGAAATGAGACATATGTTTTTTGTCTAATCATTCTTCTCTCCTGTTTTGTTTTCAGCGCACTGTTCAGAAAAATGCTAAATACGTTTGTTTAGCAAACAAAAACTGTCCAGTTGATAAGCGCCGCAGAAACAGATGCCAATACTGCCGTTTCCAAAAGTGCCTTGTTGTTGGCATGGTCAAAGAaggtaaatatttgttttaatttatttatttagataactgTTAGTTCAGCACAAATATTGTATTGGAAGTTTAATATTTAATTGACTTGAATTGGTTGTAAATTTATAGgaaacttgtttttttataattattatttagatACATACAATACTGCATTTTGATTCACAGCTCAGTCGCGTTAAATGCGTTAGCGAACGAATGATTTATTGTTTGCTTTCTTTATTTCAGTTGTTCGTACAGCAAGTTTAAAAGGTCGAAGAGGTAGGCTACCTTCTAAGCCTAAAAGCCCCCAAGATCCTTCACCTCCTTCACCACCAGTCAGTTTAATCAGTGCCCTGGTAAGGGCCCATGTAGACTCAAACCCTTCAATGTCCGGCCTGGACTACTCCCGAGTAAGTGAGATTCATTACGTCATtagcaatgtatatatatatatatatatatatatatatatatatatatatatatatatatatatatatactcatgacaataacaacagcaataataataataataataataataataataataataataataataataatagtaattacaTATTA contains the following coding sequences:
- the LOC117426484 gene encoding nuclear receptor subfamily 4 group A member 2 isoform X1; amino-acid sequence: MPCVQAQYGSSPQGASPASQSYSYHPTGEYSSDFLTPEFVKFSMDLTNTEITATTSLPSFSTFMDNYNTSYDVKPPCLYQMPLSGQQSSIKVEDIQMHSYHQQSHLPPQSDEMMAHSGAMYYKPSSPPTPTTTSFQVQPSPMWDDPGSLHSFHQNYVATTHMIDQRKNPVSRLSLFSFKQSPPGTPVSSCQMRFDGPLHVSMNPETPGAHHVIDSQSFAVPNGMRKQTPLGFPHSLHLGHGPQLMDNQVHSPPSRGSPSNEGLCAVCGDNAACQHYGVRTCEGCKGFFKRTVQKNAKYVCLANKNCPVDKRRRNRCQYCRFQKCLVVGMVKEVVRTASLKGRRGRLPSKPKSPQDPSPPSPPVSLISALVRAHVDSNPSMSGLDYSRFQANPDYQMTGDDTQHIQQFYDLLTGSMEIIRGWAEKIPGFADLPKQDQDLLFESAFLELFVLRLAYRSNPVEGKLIFCNGAVLHRLQCVRGFGEWIDSIAEFSSNLQSMNIDISSFSCIAALAMVTERHGLKEPKRVEELQNKIVNCLKDHVTFNSGGLNRPNYLSKLLGKLPELRTLCTQGLQRIFYLKLEDLVPPPAIIDKLFLDTLPF
- the LOC117426484 gene encoding nuclear receptor subfamily 4 group A member 2 isoform X2, producing the protein MDNYNTSYDVKPPCLYQMPLSGQQSSIKVEDIQMHSYHQQSHLPPQSDEMMAHSGAMYYKPSSPPTPTTTSFQVQPSPMWDDPGSLHSFHQNYVATTHMIDQRKNPVSRLSLFSFKQSPPGTPVSSCQMRFDGPLHVSMNPETPGAHHVIDSQSFAVPNGMRKQTPLGFPHSLHLGHGPQLMDNQVHSPPSRGSPSNEGLCAVCGDNAACQHYGVRTCEGCKGFFKRTVQKNAKYVCLANKNCPVDKRRRNRCQYCRFQKCLVVGMVKEVVRTASLKGRRGRLPSKPKSPQDPSPPSPPVSLISALVRAHVDSNPSMSGLDYSRFQANPDYQMTGDDTQHIQQFYDLLTGSMEIIRGWAEKIPGFADLPKQDQDLLFESAFLELFVLRLAYRSNPVEGKLIFCNGAVLHRLQCVRGFGEWIDSIAEFSSNLQSMNIDISSFSCIAALAMVTERHGLKEPKRVEELQNKIVNCLKDHVTFNSGGLNRPNYLSKLLGKLPELRTLCTQGLQRIFYLKLEDLVPPPAIIDKLFLDTLPF